In Cuculus canorus isolate bCucCan1 chromosome 8, bCucCan1.pri, whole genome shotgun sequence, a single genomic region encodes these proteins:
- the IVNS1ABP gene encoding influenza virus NS1A-binding protein codes for MIPNGYLMFEDENFIESSVAKLNALRKSGQFCDVRLQVCGHEMLAHRAVLACCSPYLFEIFNSDSDSHGISHVKFDDLNPEAVEVLLNYAYTAQLKADKELVKDVYSAAKKLKMERVKQVCGDYLLSKMDVQSCISYRNFASCMGDSRLLNKIDGYIQEHLLQISEQEEFLKLPRLKLEVMLEDNVGLPSNGKLYTKVINWVQRSIWENGDSLEDLMEEVQTLYYSADHKLLDGNLLDGQAEVYGSDDDHIQFVQKKPPRENDHKQISSSSSGSLSPNATVQSPKHEWKIIASEKTSSNTYLCLAVLDGVLCVIFLHGRNSPQSSPTSTPRLLKSLSFELQPNDIIEKPMSPMQYARSGLGTAELNGKLIAAGGYNREECLRTVECYDPQKDTWTFIAPMRTPRARFQMAVLMGQLYVVGGSNGHSDDLSCGEMYEPEIDDWTPVPELRTNRCNAGVCALNGKLYIVGGSDPYGQKGLKNCDVFDPVTKSWTSCAPLNIRRHQSAVCELGGYLYIIGGAESWNCLNSVERYNPENNTWTLIAPMNVARRGAGVAVRDGKLFVGGGFDGSHAVSCVEMYDPARNEWKMMGSMTTPRSNAGITTVANTIYAVGGFDGNEFLNTVEVYNPETNEWSPYTKIYKF; via the exons ATGATTCCTAACGGATATTTGATGTTTGAAGATGAAAACTTCATCGAGTCATCTGTTGCCAAACTAAATGCCTTACGTAAAAGTGGTCAGTTCTGTGATGTCCGTCTCCAG GTATGCGGACATGAGATGTTGGCACACCGAGCCGTGCTAGCTTGCTGCAGTCCCTACCTGTTTGAAATCTTCAACAGTGATAGTGATTCTCATGGAATTTCCCATGTTAAATTTGATGATCTCAATCCAGAAGCTGTTGAAGTTCTGTTGAATTACGCTTATACAGCGCA GTTAAAAGCTGATAAAGAATTGGTGAAGGATGTGTACTCTGCAGCAAAGAAGTTGAAGATGGAGAGAGTTAAGCAG gtttGTGGTGACTATTTGCTCTCCAAGATGGATGTTCAGAGCTGCATCTCTTACCGAAACTTTGCAAGTTGTATGGGAGATTCGCGTTTGTTGAACAAGATCGATGGCTACATTCAGGAACATCTCTTACAGATTTCAgaacaggaagaatttctcaAACTTCCACGGTTAAAG CTTGAAGTAATGCTGGAGGACAATGTTGGGCTACCCAGCAACGGCAAACTGTACACAAAGGTAATCAACTGGGTACAGCGCAGCATCTGGGAGAATGGAGACAGCCTGGAAGATCTAATGGAAGAG GTTCAAACGCTGTACTACTCAGCTGATCACAAGCTGCTTGATGGAAATCTGCTAGATGGACAGGCTGAGGTGTATGGCAGTGATGATGACCACATTCAGTTTGTGCAG AAGAAGCCACCACGTGAGAATGATCACAAGCAGATCAGTAGCAGCTCCTCTGGAAGTCTTTCTCCAAATGCTACTGTTCAGAGCCCTAAGCACGAATGGAAAATCATTGCGTCAGAGAAAACTTCAA GTAACACCTACCTGTGTCTTGCTGTTCTGGACGGGGTGCTGTGTGTGATATTCCTGCATGGCCGTAACAGCCCGCAGAGCTCGCCCACAAGCACACCGCGACTGCTGAAGAGCCTGAGCTTCGAGCTTCAACCAAACGATATCATAGAGAAGCCCATGTCTCCAATGCAGTATGCTCGGTCGGGACTGGGCACTGCGGAGCTAAACGGCAAGCTCATCGCTGCAG GTGGCTATAATAGAGAGGAGTGTTTGCGCACAGTGGAATGCTACGATCCACAGAAGGATACTTGGACTTTTATCGCGCCAATGCGAACACCAAGAGCTCGGTTCCAGATGGCAGTTTTAATG gGGCAGCTCTATGTTGTGGGTGGGTCAAACGGTCACTCGGATGACTTGAGCTGTGGAGAAATGTATGAGCCAGAAATAGATGACTGGACTCCCGTTCCGGAGCTGAGAACCAATCGCTGCAATGCAG GAGTGTGTGCCCTGAATGGAAAACTGTACATTGTTGGTGGTTCGGACCCTTACGGCCAAAAGGGACTTAAGAACTGTGATGTGTTTGATCCAGTAACAAAATCCTGGACAAGCTGTGCTCCCCTTAATATCC GGAGGCACCAGTCTGCAGTGTGCGAGCTGGGCGGGTATTTGTACATAATTGGAGGAGCAGAGTCGTGGAACTGCCTGAATAGCGTGGAGCGTTACAATCCAGAGAACAACACCTGGACCCTGATCGCACCCATGAACGTGGCTCGCCGAGGAGCCGGAGTGGCTGTTCGTGATG GAAAACTCTTTGTCGGTGGAGGCTTTGATGGCTCTCACGCCGTGAGCTGCGTGGAGATGTATGACCCCGCTAGGAACGAGTGGAAGATGATGGGAAGCATGACAACTCCGCGGAGCAACGCCGGCATTACGACGGTGGCAAACACTATTTATGCAGTTGGGGGGTTTGATGGCAATGAGTTCTTGAACACAGTTGAGGTCTACAATCCAGAAACAAATGAGTGGAGCCCCTACACAAAAATATACAAGTTTTAA